The following coding sequences are from one Anabas testudineus chromosome 16, fAnaTes1.2, whole genome shotgun sequence window:
- the LOC113169091 gene encoding neuronal pentraxin-1: VATMRNSTLHLFLVLIVFSLLALLLHPASASSGSDYDYGAQPRFVCTPIPVDVDPSCIPAASPGVGAAGSGAPGHQSAPPAGWWGASEEAKATILHLRESLVQQKETILDQRETIRELTAKLTLCEGFGRGVTPHDDHPSTASHSHQAGVASHHTYNDNGHYSNKQGHHGNSNLIPDSPHHPSAGGQRSDGGHSSNNQGKDKHVTPGDITSSPEQMERMLQALKERLDNLQKRNTSITYSSSLKELLQRKISALEQQLQRHQTATLSSPEHHDDDSSHRDDGDHHDEDHHDDKDPNDHKEDHSDSGPSDSGNHTDHHDDDHHEADGDHDDHDGNHEEEEEDDDGDSEEEEHNNEADSHSYLPHTGYRAPGPRAGFHSNKLETMLNQLHLAGSSGKKSKSPDAFQISFPMRTNYMYGRVKRTLLQEIFALTLCLWIKAGVGPGLGTPFSYSAPGQANELVLIEWGNNPIELLINDQAATLPLSLSDGKWHHICVTWSTRDGQWEAYQDGVQRGSGTNLSPWHPIKPGGVFILGQEQDTLGGRFDATQSFVGEMSDLHMWSHALSAADIYSLASCGSHLRGDVIAWSDSEVELHGGVARYPFDPCH; encoded by the exons GTTGCCACCATGAGGAACTCTACTCTACACCTGTTCCTTGTtctcattgtgttttctctacttgcactcctcctccaccctgcaTCTGCATCCTCAGGGTCTGACTATGACTATGGAGCCCAACCACGCTTTGTTTGCACCCCTATCCCTGTAGATGTGGACCCCTCCTGTATCCCTGCAGCGAGTCCAGGCGTGGGTGCAGCAGGGTCTGGTGCACCGGGCCATCAAAGTGCACCTCCTGCTGGTTGGTGGGGGGCGAGCGAAGAGGCCAAAGCCACCATCCTCCACCTCAGGGAGAGCCTTGTGCAGCAGAAAGAGACCATCCTGGACCAGAGGGAGACCATTAGAGAGCTGACCGCTAAGCTCACCCTGTGTGAAGGCTTCGGCCGGGGCGTGACGCCTCATGACGATCACCCCAGCACTGCCTCGCACTCCCATCAAGCAGGAGTTGCCAGTCACCACACGTACAATGACAATGGGCACTATAGCAACAAGCAGggtcaccatggaaacagcaACCTCATACCGGACTCACCACACCACCCCTCTGCAGGAGGGCAACGATCTGATGGAGggcacagcagcaacaaccagGGGAAGGATAAACATGTGACACCAGGGGACATCACATCTTCACCAGAGCAGATGGAGAGAATGCTGCAGGCGCTGAAGGAGAGACTGGACAACCTGCAG AAGAGGAACACCTCCATCACCTACTCCAGCTCACTGAAGGAGCTTCTGCAGCGGAAGATCAGTGCTCTGGAGCAACAGCTGCAACGCCATCAAACCGCCACTCTAAGCAGCCCTGAGCATCACGATGATGACAGCAGTCACAGAGATGATGGAGACCACCATGATGAGGATCACCACGACGACAAAGACCCCAACGACCACAAAGAGGACCACAGTGATAGTGGTCCTAGTGACAGTGGAAACCACACGGACCATCACGATGATGACCATCATGAGGCAGATGGTGACCATGACGACCATGATGGCAATCacgaggaagaagaagaagatgatgatggtgatagtgaggaagaggaacacAATAATGAAGCCGACAGTCACAGTTACCTTCCACACACAGGATACCGAGCACCAGGGCCGCGCGCTGGTTTCCACTCAAATAAACTGGAGACGATGCTCAATCAGCTGCACCTCGCAG GTTCCAGTGGGAAGAAATCCAAGAGTCCTGATGCCTTCCAGATCAGCTTCCCCATGAGAACCAACTACATGTACGGGCGAGTGAAGAGGACTCTGCTGCAGGAGATCTTCGCTCTGACTTTGTGTCTCTGGATAAAAGCAGGTGTGGGACCTGGTCTGGGGACACCCTTCTCCTACTCTGCACCTGGACAGGCCAATGAGTTAGTGCTCATTGAGTGGGGGAACAACCCCATAGAGCTGCTGATCAATGACCAG GCGGCGACACTGCCTTTGTCTCTGAGTGATGGGAAGTGGCACCATATATGTGTAACCTGGTCAACACGGGACGGACAGTGGGAGGCCTACCAGGACGGAGTGCAGAGAGGGTCCGGCACAAATCTTTCCCCATGGCACCCCATTAAGCCTGGAGGGGTCTTCATCCTGGGACAGGAGCAG GACACTCTTGGAGGTCGCTTTGATGCCACTCAGTCGTTTGTGGGTGAGATGTCAGATCTCCACATGTGGTCACACGCCCTGAGTGCCGCTGACATCTACAGCCTGGCCTCCTGCGGCAGCCACCTCAGAGGAGACGTCATCGCCTGGTCTGACTCAGAGGTGGAGCTTCACGGGGGTGTCGCCAGATACCCTTTTGACCCCTGTCACTGA
- the si:dkey-283b15.4 gene encoding cytohesin-2, with translation MTVDSEIFMPKSKAPKMDDLDYIPVDLSPEERSELEDIRRRKGVLLQEIQRLREELREAILEVEGLESSTEGSKTLQKSRHVAMGRKKFNMDPKKGIVFLVENELLRHTPEDIAQFLYKGEGLNKTAIGDYLGERDDFNIRVLQAFVDLHEFTDLNLVQALRQFLWSFRLPGEAQKIDRMMEAFAQRYCHCNPGVFQSTDTCYVLSFAIIMLNTSLHNPNVRDKPGVDRFISMNRGINEGGDLPEELLRNLYESIKNEPFKIPEDDGNDLTHTFFNPDREGWLLKLGGRVKTWKRRWFILTDNCLYYFEYTTDKEPRGIIPLENLSIREVEDPRKPNCFELYIPNNRGQLIKACKTEADGRVVEGNHMVYRISAPTPEEKDEWIHSIKSAVSVDPFYEMLAARKKRISLKKKEEQP, from the exons ATGACAGTCGACTCTGAAATATTTATGCCTAAAAGTAAAGCGCCAAAAATGGATGACCTGGACTACA TCCCAGTAGACCTGAGCCCAGAGGAGCGCTCTGAGTTGGAGGACATCCGTAGGAGGAAAGGCGTCCTACTGCAAGAGATCCAGAGGCTCAGAGAGGAATTGAGAGAAGCAATTTTAGAGGTGGAGGGACTGGAGTCCAGCACAGAGGGCAG TAAAACCCTACAGAAAAGTAGGCATGTTGCAATGGGAAGGAAGAAATTCAATATGGATCCAAAAAAG GGCATCGTGTTTCTGGTGGAGAATGAGCTGCTCAGACACACTCCAGAGGACATTGCTCAGTTCTTGTACAAGGGAGAAGGACTCAATAAGACCGCCATAGGGGATTATCTGGGAGAAAG GGATGACTTTAACATCAGAGTTCTTCAGGCCTTTGTTGATCTCCATGAGTTCACTGATCTTAACCTCGTCCAGGCCCTCAG ACAGTTCCTGTGGAGTTTCCGCTTGCCCGGTGAAGCCCAGAAGATTGATAGAATGATGGAGGCCTTTGCTCAGAGATACTGTCACTGCAACCCTGGTGTCTTCCAGAGCACcg ACACATGTTACGTGCTCTCATTTGCAATCATCATGCTGAACACCAGCCTCCATAATCCTAATGTGAGGGACAAACCTGGAGTGGATCGCTTTATCTCAATGAACAGAGGCATCAATGAGGGGGGAGACTTGCCGGAGGAGCTTCTCAGA AATCTCTATGAAAGCATTAAAAACGAGCCCTTCAAGATTCCAGAGGATGACGGCAATGACTTGACACACACCTTCTTCAACCCCGACAGAGAAGGATGGCTTCTCAAACTTG gAGGACGAGTGAAAACCTGGAAACGGCGATGGTTTATTCTCACAGACAACTGCCTTTATTACTTTGAATACACCACA GATAAGGAGCCACGAGGAATCATTCCCTTGGAAAACCTTAGTATCCGCGAGGTTGAAGACCCAAGAAAACCa AACTGCTTTGAGTTGTACATCCCCAACAACCGTGGTCAATTGATTAAGGCGTGTAAGACGGAAGCTGATGGGAGAGTAGTGGAAGGGAACCACATGGTGTACCGCATCTCCGCCCCCACACCCGAGGAGAAGGACGAGTGGATCCACAGCATCAA ATCCGCGGTCAGTGTTGATCCCTTCTATGAAATGCTTGCCGCCAGAAAGAAACGTATATCTctgaagaagaaggaggaacaACCGTAG
- the sphk2 gene encoding sphingosine kinase 2 gives MRSPEPSSPSPAEALLHGQFASWGTGSNSNSNSCPSSPGGPGGLSPAASPTLAPASNYALTLTHTHIHIQRLSPRPGKEARLLLPLSELVGCSCPRAPAPPLLVLYWYPPGKRRKGVSRRRQVRAYLAESRPEAERWSAAVQCLLRGVTVTADTEFSRSLLPRPKRLLLLVNPFSGRGQAMQWCQTHILPMIREANISYNLIQTERQNHARELIREISLPEWDGIVIVSGDGLLHEVVNGLMERPDWEQAIKTPVGILPCGSGNALAGSINHYAGYDMCLREPLLLNCCFLLCRGGVRPMDLVSVTTSPASSNSRTAAPRRLFSFLSVAWGFVSDVDIESERYRGLGSARFTLGTLVRIASLRSYKGRLSYLPPSVVTTSPDTTPPPRRPLSRSITEGLEGFCRTPIHRTCSDMGISEQRSLRKGEGEREKEERQRERERRRERARGGGTGVVRASSLAEDREREGEMEIEAEEGRSGTSSESNEKDECNMGREERLAGIKDEREDEGIVEQDSSEMKEEDRGKDGEGSSGSIEEEGVLRAKELGESYGVDMGREADEEPEGCYTYQDNLQEARKALRKNSAPSNQIASALFSQPIRQEVETDSGTSCGTEDMDLNGTYYQKDPYPLDVSRERALTISSPFRHSPFSYKPKNLDQNQNASRPRPLSLLQHSHSNSLPPKLPSLSLSLSPTPPSSPSCASPHSSSYLAPRPNTPNSTSPSPSLRTPSSSFNFDIAEPAGPLKNRHFVSLPSNHPRDDLLPPLDQPLPTRDWVTIEGDFVLVLALYQTHLGADLFAAPQAKFDDGLIHLTFVRAGISRATLLRLFFAMERGTHHSVSSPYVSHVTCRAFRLQPLSTRGTLTVDGELVPYGPLQAQVHPSMGRLIVGDTGVKITRF, from the exons ATGCGATCCCCAGAACCGTCTTCACCTTCTCCAGCAGAAGCCCTGCTCCATGGCCAGTTTGCGAGTTGGGGAACaggcagcaacagcaacagtaaCAGCTGCCCCAGCAGTCCTGGTGGTCCAGGTGGACTCTCCCCTGCTGCCTCCCCTACTCTGGCTCCAGCTTCCAACTATGCTTTGAccctcactcacactcacatacatatCCAGCGCCTGTCACCACGACCGGGGAAAGAAGCCCGTCTCCTGCTGCCTTTATCGGAGCTAGTGGGGTGCAGCTGCCCTCGCGCCCCTGCGCCCCCACTCCTGGTGCTGTACTGGTACCCGCCAGGCAAACGACGGAAAGGTGTTTCCCGACGCCGGCAGGTCAGGGCCTACCTGGCAGAGAGCAGGCCTGAAGCTGAGAGGTGGTCCGCTGCTGTGCAGTGTCTACTTAGAGGTGTGACCGTCACTGCTGATACAG AATTTTCAAGAAGTCTGCTACCTCGGCCCAAACGACTACTGTTATTGGTCAATCCTTTCAGTGGGAGAGGCCAGGCAATGCAGTGGTGTCAGACCCATATCCTGCCAATGATAAGAGAGGCCAATATCAGCTACAACCTTATACAGACAG AGCGTCAGAACCATGCAAGGGAGCTTATCAGAGAGATATCGCTCCCAGAGTGGGATGGCATTGTCATCGTCTCTGGAGATGGTCTGCTGCATGAG GTAGTTAATGGGCTGATGGAGCGTCCGGATTGGGAACAAGCAATAAAAACACCTGTTGGCATTCTGCCCTGTGGCTCTGGGAATGCACTGGCTGGCTCCATCAACCACTACGCAGG GTATGACATGTGCCTTCGAGAACCCCTCCTTTTGAACTGCTGCTTTTTGCTCTGTAGAGGTGGTGTCAGGCCCATGGACCTGGTCTCTGTGACCACAAGTCCTGCTTCATCCAACAGTCGTACTGCAGCACCCAGGagattgttttctttcctttctgttgCTTGGGGCTTTGTGTCTGATGTTGACATAGAGAGTGAGAG gtATCGTGGTCTAGGCTCGGCTCGCTTCACCCTAGGCACCCTGGTGCGCATAGCATCTCTTCGATCCTACAAGGGTCGACTGTCCTACCTTCCACCCTCGGTTGTCACCACATCACCAGATACCACTCCTCCTCCTAGGAGACCGCTCTCCCGTAGCATCACAGAAGGCCTTGAGGGCTTCTGCCGAACGCCAATCCATCGCACCTGCTCTGACATGGGCATCAGCGAACAGAGGAGCCTGCGtaagggggagggagagagggaaaaagaggagaggcagagagaaagggaaaggagaagagagagggccAGAGGAGGAGGGACTGGTGTGGTGAGGGCAAGCAGCTTGGCGgaggacagagaaagggagggggAGATGGAAATTGAAGCAGAAGAGGGGAGGTCTGGGACGAGTTCAGAATCTAATGAAAAGGATGAATGCAATATGGGAAGAGAAGAAAGGCTGGCGGGGATCAAAGATGAAAGGGAAGATGAGGGAATAGTAGAGCAAGATTCCAGCGAGATGAAAGAAGAGGATAGGGGGAAGGATGGGGAAGGCAGCAGTGGCTCTattgaggaggagggggtgttGCGTGCAAAGGAACTTGGAGAAAGCTATGGGGTCGACATGGGGCGAGAGGCAGATGAAGAGCCAGAGGGTTGTTATACCTACCAAGATAACCTTCAAGAAGCCAGAAAGGCATTAAGAAAGAATTCTGCCCCTTCAAATCAGATAGCCAGTGCTCTCTTCAGTCAGCCTATCAGACAGGAGGTGGAGACAGATTCTGGGACTTCATGTGGGACAGAGGACATGGATCTGAATGGAACCTACTACCAGAAAGATCCCTACCCACTGGATGTTTCTCGAGAACGAGCTCTCACCATCTCCTCTCCCTTTCGCCATTCTCCTTTTTCTTACAAGCCTAAAAACCTGGACCAAAACCAGAACGCTTCCAGGCCACGGCCACTCTCGCTCCTTCAGCACTCCCACTCAAACTCCCTCCCCCCTAAACTCCcgtccctctctctgtctctttcgcCGACACCCCCCTCTTCTCCATCATGTGCCTCCCCACACTCCTCATCCTACCTCGCCCCCCGTCCCAACACCCCAAACTCCACCTCACCATCGCCTTCTCTACGCACACCGTCCTCATCATTTAACTTTGACATTGCCGAGCCAGCAGGACCCCTTAAGAATCGTCATTTTGTTTCGCTGCCTTCAAACCACCCTAGAGATGACTTGTTACCCCCACTTGACCAACCCCTTCCCACCAGAGACTGGGTCACCATTGAAGGTGACTTTGTCCTGGTCCTAGCCCTATATCAGACCCACCTTGGGGCTGACCTCTTCGCTGCACCCCAAGCTAAGTTTGACGATGGGTTGATCCATCTGACCTTTGTGAGGGCGGGGATCTCCAGAGCCACTCTATTGAGACTGTTCTTTGCCATGGAAAGAGGAACCCATCACTCCGTCAGCTCACCGTATGTGAGCCATGTCACCTGCAGGGCCTTCAGGCTGCAGCCTCTGTCTACAAGAGGAACACTCACTGTGGATGGAGAACTGGTGCCCTATGGACCACTTCAGGCACAg GTTCACCCTTCCATGGGTCGTCTCATTGTTGGTGACACTGGAGTGAAGATTACCAGATTCTAA